A portion of the Naumovozyma castellii chromosome 2, complete genome genome contains these proteins:
- the RSC9 gene encoding Rsc9p (ancestral locus Anc_8.866) — MSISATNSPFPAHSPTPDQEGSLGLTMDSESHINMFQNIIPNPISVSRDLSNGTAVGVNGSTKQPTQYSLVNLNVFQTIPKETTRGVDDLTRMKMALISGIPEELKWALKKYLAYSNKAPYMISLKTLPDLLPLFKRFILDLQPLIENFNSPSINDAESMDKLQCGINSILILRNLAQDTDSIQVLVADQEIQQFLLFVLQKFELIAIGDPDWQVFESNSSSFNELVHYTIDLMEGISSYIAPAKKDDLYFKTLVSILNYTKDRYMVISILRSLSRLLVRSKEDEESAADNLDKRTLTLIVSFLLIENDSELIIASLDFLYQYILPGNQRISGLFNDDERFSLFTAMLPRLLTYNIDLPPYSKLESTELRLATRIRPPAPTVVPEIGEDLFQELLTLNEPMRSSAWLRCCFEPVDDAEFTQILLWRSYEGKFSQPVRASGRKLLAAVEFIKNVSNAFNEAAAMVITDPSTGNKRFVIKGIQPRVKPVSIEEGELASKTVVPGLKSKFLNDPSNLMPATQCPLPEIEFPTTLSDVSKVTATFLCLVSNDTKGHGGTLCKHIKPIIIHKLVDVPPLMPALSEYMDNTPDL; from the coding sequence ATGAGTATATCCGCTACGAATTCTCCATTTCCAGCACACTCTCCGACACCTGACCAAGAGGGCTCCCTGGGCCTTACAATGGACTCGGAATCTCATATCAATATGTTTCAAAACATAATTCCTAATCCAATATCAGTCTCGAGAGATTTATCAAATGGGACCGCAGTCGGTGTTAATGGGTCTACTAAACAACCTACACAATATTCGTTAGTGAACTTGAATGTCTTCCAAACGATACCAAAGGAAACTACTCGTGGTGTAGATGACTTAACAAGAATGAAAATGGCTCTCATAAGTGGAATTcctgaagaattaaaatgggctttgaaaaaatatttggcTTATAGTAATAAGGCTCCATATATGATTAGTTTGAAGACTTTGCCAGATCTATTACCCTTGTTTAAAAGATTCATCCTTGACTTACAACCTTTGATTGAAAACTTTAACTCTCCATCCATTAATGATGCCGAATCTATGGATAAGCTACAATGTGGAATCAATAgtattttaattttgaGGAATTTAGCACAAGATACTGATTCCATTCAAGTCTTAGTAGCTGATCAAGAAATacaacaatttcttttgtttgtactacaaaaatttgaattaattgcaATTGGTGACCCAGATTGGCAAGTGTTCGAATCAAATTCCTCATCATTTAACGAATTGGTCCATTATACCATTGATTTAATGGAAGGTATATCGTCCTATATTGCTCCAGCAAAGAAGGATgatttatattttaaaacaTTAGTTTCCATTTTGAACTATACTAAGGATAGATACATGGTAATTTCTATACTAAGGTCCCTATCAAGATTATTGGTAAGATcaaaggaagatgaagagagTGCCGCGGATAATCTCGATAAACGTACATTAACTTTAATTGTCTCCTTCcttttaattgaaaatgatagtGAATTAATTATTGCATCATTAGATTTCTTGTATCAATATATCCTACCAGGGAATCAAAGAATTTCAGGtttatttaatgatgatgaaagattttctttatttacCGCGATGCTACCGAGATTGTTAACATATAATATTGATTTACCACCATATTCTAAATTGGAATCTACAGAACTAAGGTTGGCCACAAGAATAAGACCACCTGCTCCAACAGTAGTACCTGAAATTGGTGAAGACttatttcaagaattattaACCTTAAATGAACCAATGAGATCATCAGCATGGTTAAGATGTTGCTTTGAACCTGTTGATGATGCTGAGTTTACTCAAATTTTACTTTGGAGATCATATGAGGGGAAATTTTCTCAACCTGTTCGTGCTTCTGGTAGAAAACTATTAGCAGCTGTCGAGTTCATTAAAAACGTTTCTAATGCATTTAATGAAGCTGCTGCCATGGTGATCACAGATCCAAGTACTGGCAATAAAAGATTCGTAATTAAAGGTATTCAACCAAGAGTTAAACCAgtttccattgaagaaggcGAACTAGCCTCTAAGACTGTTGTACCTGGTTTGAAAAGTAAGTTTTTAAATGATCCATCTAATCTAATGCCTGCAACACAATGTCCCCTAcctgaaattgaattccCAACAACTTTATCAGATGTCTCGAAGGTTACTGCCACATTCTTATGTTTGGTTTCAAATGATACAAAGGGACATGGTGGGACGCTGTGTAAACATATTAAACCAATTATAATCCATAAATTAGTAGATGTGCCCCCATTAATGCCTGCACTTTCTGAATACATGGATAATACCCCAGATTTGTAA
- the PGA3 gene encoding cytochrome-b5 reductase (ancestral locus Anc_8.862): MDNNSQEPEQPNILDDPVHGILIPSLLFVGGISLLTYLSGELRLLLSLPLLFTSLGVRVYMAHQRKRSLFPDRWTSLELDDQTVVSKNTALYRFKLKTNLESLDIPAGYHIAVRVFIDDKEEIRYYNPISSKLDTGHFDLLIKSYADGKVSKYFAGLKPGDTVEFKGPIGELHYAPNSSKALGIVAGGSGITPVLQMLNEIITVPEDLTKLSLIYANDTENDILLKDELDEMSEKYPHFEVHYVVRNPSESWEGDVGLVSKEQMEKYLPKYSDDHRLLICGPEAMEKMVVKYAEELGWKQSVSKNKGDDQVFVF; this comes from the coding sequence ATGGATAATAACTCACAAGAACCTGAACAACCCAATATCTTGGATGATCCAGTCCATGGGATCCTTATTCCATCGCTATTGTTTGTCGGTGGTATCTCATTATTGACATACTTATCAGGGGAGCtaagattattattatctttgCCATTACTGTTCACGAGTTTGGGTGTAAGGGTCTATATGGCACACCAACGTAAAAGATCATTATTCCCTGATAGATGGActtctttggaattggaTGATCAAACGGTCGTCTCCAAAAATACTGCATTATACCGTTTTAAATTAAAGACAAACTTAGAATCTTTAGACATTCCAGCTGGTTACCACATTGCTGTGAGAGtatttattgatgataaagaagaaattagatACTATAACCCAATTAGTTCAAAACTGGATACAGGTCACTTTGATTTACTTATCAAGTCATATGCTGATGGTaaagtttccaaatattttgcaGGACTAAAGCCAGGTGATACAGTGGAATTCAAAGGTCCAATTGGAGAACTACATTATGCaccaaattcatcaaaggCTTTGGGGATTGTTGCTGGTGGCTCTGGTATCACACCCGTCTTACAAATGTTGAACGAAATTATTACTGTTCCAGAAGATTTGACCAAACTTTCATTAATATACGCCAATGATactgaaaatgatattttattgaaggatgaattggatgagATGTCTGAAAAATATCCTCATTTTGAAGTGCATTACGTTGTTCGTAACCCCAGTGAATCATGGGAGGGAGATGTTGGTTTAGTGAGTAAAGaacaaatggaaaaatatttaccaAAATACTCCGATGATCATAGATTGTTGATTTGTGGACCTGAAGCCATGGAGAAGATGGTTGTGAAATATGCTGAAGAATTAGGCTGGAAACAAAGTGTTTCTAAGAATAAAGGTGATGACCAAGTATTTGTTTTTTAA
- the TUB3 gene encoding alpha-tubulin TUB3 (ancestral locus Anc_8.859) — MDRIRKISDQCDGLQGFLFSHSLGGGTGSGLGSLLLEQLSADYGKKSKLEFAVYPAPQVATSVVEPYNTVLTTHTTLEHADCTFMVDNEAIYDMCKKNLGIARPSFSNLNNLIAQVVSSVTASLRFDGSLNVDLNEFQTNLVPYPRIHFPLVSYAPILSKSKASHESNSVSEITNACFEPGNQMVKCDPTTGKYMATCLLYRGDVVTRDVQAAVTQVKNKKTVQMVDWCPTGFKIGICYEPPTATPESQLASVDRAVCMLSNTTAIAEARKRIDKKFDLMYAKRAFVHWYVGEGMEEGEFTEAREDLAALERDYIEVGADSYADEEF, encoded by the coding sequence ATGGATAGAATCagaaaaatttcagatcAATGTGATGGTTTACAAGGGTTCCTATTCTCTCACTCATTGGGTGGGGGGACCGGTTCTGGTCTAGGTTCCTTGTTACTAGAACAACTATCTGCAGATTATGGTAAGAAATCAAAGTTGGAATTTGCCGTATACCCTGCTCCACAAGTGGCAACTTCAGTGGTGGAACCTTATAACACTGTATTGACAACACATACTACCCTAGAACACGCCGATTGTACATTTATGGTTGATAACGAAGCCATCTACGATATGTGTAAGAAAAACCTCGGTATTGCTAGACCAAGTTTCTCCAACTTAAACAATCTAATCGCCCAAGTAGTATCATCAGTGACTGCATCTTTGAGATTCGATGGTTCTCTAAATGtggatttgaatgaattcCAAACCAACTTGGTGCCATACCCaagaattcattttccattagTTTCCTATGCTCCAATCTTGTCAAAGAGTAAAGCTAGTCATGAATCTAATTCAGTTTCTGAAATTACAAATGCTTGTTTCGAACCTGGTAACCAAATGGTGAAGTGTGATCCAACTACAGGTAAATACATGGCTACATGTTTACTATATAGAGGTGATGTCGTTACAAGAGATGTGCAAGCCGCTGTGACACAAGtaaaaaataagaagacTGTTCAAATGGTCGATTGGTGTCCAACTGGTTTCAAGATTGGTATTTGTTATGAACCACCAACTGCTACTCCAGAATCACAATTAGCTTCTGTTGATAGAGCTGTTTGCATGCTATCCAATACAACTGCCATTGCTGAAGCAAGGAAGAGAATAGATAAGAAATTCGATTTAATGTATGCCAAACGTGCATTTGTACATTGGTATGTCGGTGAAGGTATGGAGGAAGGTGAATTTACAGAAGCCAGAGAAGATCTCGCTGCATTAGAAAGAGATTACATTGAAGTTGGTGCTGACTCATATgctgatgaagaattctAA